In the genome of Hydractinia symbiolongicarpus strain clone_291-10 chromosome 5, HSymV2.1, whole genome shotgun sequence, one region contains:
- the LOC130646312 gene encoding probable very-long-chain enoyl-CoA reductase art-1, with the protein MSANYRSFLCCLQARTNKVHSAENRKMKVEIISARTKEVLHTLEDASIYTTIEEIKIAYEKVKPKLYPSRQAYRKEPRGKILSNDATLRSLEFDNTARLYFKDLGPQIGWKTVFLTEYAGPFFLYPLFYARPSFIYGSGASAKAIHPYVHIACACYVFHYGKRLAETHFIHRFSNGTMPIMNLFKNSIYYWGFTCFIAYFINHPLYTPASFGDLQVYASLAGFIFCQLGNYSIHVALRNLRPEGTKERKIPMPTSNPFTWLLNLVSCPNYTYEIGSWFWFTVLTQTVMSGVFTFAGCFQMVLWAIKKHKNYRREFKDYPRKRKAIIPFVI; encoded by the exons atgtcagcaaattACAGGTCTTTTCTGTGTTGCCTGCAGGCTCGAACCAACAAGGTGCACAGTGCAGAAAATCGAAAGATGAAG GTGGAAATCATAAGTGCTCGCACAAAAGAAGTATTACACACCTTAGAAGATGCCTCGATTTATACCACAATTGAAGAAATTAAGATAGCCTATGAAAAAGTTAAGCCAAAGCTTTATCCCTCAAGACAAGCATACAGAAAAGaaccccgtggaaaaattctaAGCAATGATGCAACACTGCGGTCATTGGAGTTTGACAACACTGCAAGGCTTTACTTTAAAGACTTGGGTCCACAAATTGGTTGGAAAACAGTTTTTCTCACAGAATATGCTGGACCTTTCTTCCTGTATCCTCTGTTTTATGCACGGCCAAGCTTTATTTATGGCTCTGGAGCTAGTGCAAAGGCAATCCACCCATATGTTCATATTGCGTGTGCATGCTATGTTTTTCATTATGGTAAAAGGCTTGCAGAAACACATTTCATTCACCGATTTTCCAATGGTACAATGCCCATAATGAATCTTTTCAAGAATTCTATTTACTATTGGGGTTTTACATGTTTCATTGCCTATTTTATTAACCATCCCTTATACACCCCAGCATCTTTTGGTGATTTGCAAGTTTATGCCAGCCTAGCTGGTTTTATTTTTTGCCAACTTGGTAATTATTCCATTCATGTTGCCCTGCGAAATTTAAGACCTGAAGGAACAAAGGAAAGAAAAATTCCCATGCCAACGTCAAACCCCTTTACATGGTTGTTGAATCTAGTTTCATGCCCGAACTACACATATGAAATTGGTTCATGGTTTTGGTTTACTGTTCTCACCCAGACAGTAATGTCTGGTGTATTTACATTTGCTGGTTGTTTTCAGATGGTTCTTTGGGCAattaaaaagcataaaaattacAGAAGAGAATTCAAAGATTACCCACGTAAAAGAAAAGCAATCATTCCCTTTGTTATATAA